In the genome of Desulfocurvibacter africanus subsp. africanus DSM 2603, the window CGCGTTGATCATACAGGAAACGCGGTGGTGTATGGCAATAGAGAATATTGTGCAGTGCTGGATTGCGTACAGCCAGGGGTGCATAAGAGCCGCTATAAATGGCTGTTTCGTAATTGCTGACGAAGCTGGATCGCCTCAAGAAAGCCAAGGCCAGGCGCAACTGGCGCAAACCTGGGGTGTCACAACGCACGCCGAGGTCGATGCGGCTCGCCTCGGGCACTGCCTCCGGTCCCTTGAAAAAAGGATGGCCGGGTGACAGGAACCCATAGGCCAAGTCCGCACCAAGCCCGGCCGCCAAGTCGCAGCTAAGGCGGCCGCCGCCGTCGGGAGTCTCGAAATAGTCGTGCAGAACCAAGGACTTCACGACAGACTCCGGCGGCCCCGCCTGCCCCACCTGCCGATGAAGAAATCGACGTAGGCCTGGACCAGTGGGCCGAGCAGACGCCACTCGCCCCGCGAGGCCAGGGCCGCGGCCTTGCCTGCCAGGCGGATGGCCGCGGCCAGGGGCAAAAGGCCGGTGTGGTGGGCGCGCGTGTAGACGAGCGTGCTAAAGTTTTCGTGGTAGCAGGCCAGGGCCTGGCCCTCCCTGCGCACGCTGGAGCCGCCAGCATGGCGCACCACGCTGCCTCTGCACCAGCGCAGGGAAAAACCCGCGCGTTTGGCTCGACGGCACAGGTCCAGCTCCTCGTAGTACAGAAAGTACTCCTCGCACAGCAGGCCCACTCGCTCCAGCAGCGTGCGGGGCAGGAACATGCTCGCGCCGTACACATAGTCCAGTGCGGGCTCGCCTTCCGAGTCAAGGGCCTGATCCAGGCTCTTTTCACCAAGGTGCGGGGTCAAGACCGTGGTCAGGGGGTTGTAAAAACAGCCTCCGGCCGCCTGCACGCGCTGCGGGTCATGCGCGTGCACAACGCTGGAGCCCAGCATGGCGCTGTCGTCGGCGCACTCCAGCAGGGTTGCCAAGGCTTCCGCTTCGGGCAACGCGTCGTTGTTGAGCAGCCACAGGAAGTCAGCGCCCATGGCCAGGCCCAGGCGCAGGCCGGGATTGCAGCCCGCGGCGAAGCCCAGGTTGCCTTCGTTGCGCACCAGCGCCAGGCCGCGAAAGCCCGACGGCGGCGGCTCGGGATGCGGGCCATGGCGGTGCAGTATGTCCAGGCCGCGATCCGTGGCCCAGGCCGCGAAGGTCTCGACCGAGCCGTCAGTCGACCCGTTGTCGCAGACCGTGACGGCGCCGATGTCCCATGGCTTTGGGCGCATGACTGCCAAGGCGTTCAGGCAGGCCAGGGTATCCTCCCGTCCATTGTAGTTCAGGACCACGACGCACACGCGCGGGCCGTCGAATGCATTCAAGCTCATACCGAGTCCACACTCCTGCCCAAGAATACTCTTCCCTGAGAGTTTTGGCAAAGCATACGCGGCTTTCAGCTCATTCCTCACATACGTTGTGCGAGCTGGTGGTTGTGGATGCCGTCTGGTGTCTGATCCAGGGAGCATTCGCCATGATAGTATCCCATGCTCCTGCTTTGATTACTGATCGATGCAGGCACCCTTGACGGATGCTTCCAGCTCACATCGATGCATTCTCCATACGCTGGGCGGACGCTTGGCGGATGATGCAATGAGCCGAGGATGGATTATCGCGCATGGCTCAAGGGATTCCATCCGCAACGGATAAAGATTCCGCGCCTGGCGTTCTTGACGGCCTTACGCTATGGAGATAGCAATTGGTAAAAGATATCATATCTGGCCAAGTCACTTGGGACAGGACATGCAAATATTCAAGAAGCTGTTGCTGCTCGGCCTGCTCACAGTCGCAGGCTTTCTGGTCGGCTGCGGTCAAGAGGCCGTACTCGACGAGCAGGGCGGCCGGCCTCTGGGTGTGAGCGACGACGAGATCCGCATCGGCGCGTCCCTGCCCCTGTCGGGTCATGCGCAATATCTGGGCATCCAGACACTGCGTGGCGCGATGGCCTATCTGGATCACGTCAACGAGCAGGGCGGCGTGCACGGCCGCAAGATCAGCCTCGTGGCCTACGACGACGCATACGACCCACCCCGCTGCCTGGCCAATACCCAGAAGCTCATCATCGAGGACCAAGTTTTCGCCCTGTCCTGCTACGTAGGCACGCCGACCACGGTCAAGATCATTCCTTTGGTTGATCAGGCGGCCATCCCGCTGGTGGGAATGTTCACCGGCGCCAACGACCTGCGCGTGCCCTTCAACCGTTATCTCATCAACGTCCGGCCCTCATATTACAAGGAAACGGAAGAGGCCGTGCGGCACATGGTCGAGGACCTGGGCCTGTCCAAGATCGCGGTCTTCTATCAATACGACGCTTACGGCTTCGACGGCCTGACCGGCACCGAACTGGCTCTCAAGAAGTACGGCCTGGCGCCCATCGCCAAGGGCAACTACATCCGCGGCACGGACCAAGTGGACGAAGGCCTGGATAAAATCGCTTCCTCGGGAGCCGAGGTCGTGTTCATGATCGGCACCTACGAGGTCTGCGCCACATTCGTGCACAAGGCCCGGGCCCAGGGCTTCGATCCGCTGTTCTATCATGTGTCCTTCGTCGGAGCCGAGGAGTTGGCGCGGAGGCTGGAGGGTGAGGAAGACGCCCTGGTGCTGATGTCCCAGGTCGTTCCGCCGCCCATGCAGGATCTGCACGGCGAAGGCCATGATGTGGCCGATTACGCCAATCTGCTCAGCCACTATTATCCGCAGGATAAGCCCAACTACGTGGGCCTGGAAGCTTTCCTCAACGCAAGAGTGCTCGTGGAGGGCCTGCGCCGCGCCGGCCCTGATCTGACCCGCGAGAAATTCATCGACGCCATCGAGTCCATGCAGGACTACGCCCTGGTGCATGGCATCTCCGTGATCTTCGGCCCCGATGACCACCAGGGGCTGGACCAGGTCTACTTCACGAAGCTCACGAACGGCTCATTCGCGCCCATCAAGGACTGGTCAGATCTGCGCAGGGCTCTCATCAAGAAGCGCGGGCCCGCGGAATCATCATGAAGAGATTGCGCGCGCTAGGCCTCAAAAGCAAAATCTTCTTCTCCATCCTGGCGGTCATTCTGTTCATCAGCGTGGCAATAGCCTTCCTCGCGCGCTGGATTCTCGTCTCCAGCCTGACCAGCGAGCTGCAGCACCGCGGCTTGGCCATCGCCCAATCCATCGCTGACCGGGCCAGCGGCTACATTCTGGACAAGAACACTCCGCAGATGGTCAGCCTGGTCTTCGACACGGCTCATCTCGGCGAACGGCGACAGCTCATCGCCTATATCTTCATCACCGACACGGACTCCGAGATTCTGGCCCACACGTTCACCCGGCCTTTCCCCCCGGATCTCAAGCGGGCCAACATCCTGGACCAGGAAGTACCCCAGGCCTTCGAAAGCGTGGAGGTCTTCGGTCAGCAGGCCCTGGACATCGCCGTGCCGGTCAAAGAGGGCATCTATCAGATCGGCACCGTGCACGTGGGCCTGAACAAGGAGCACATCGACAATCTAGTGGGCAAGCTGCGCATCACCTTTTTGGGATTCATACTGCTCATCATTATCATCGTCTTCGCGGTCAGCTTGCGTCTGACGAGCAGCATCACCCGGCCCATTCAGAAGCTCATAAGCATTTCCGACGAGCTTTCGCGCGGCAATTTCGACATAAAGCTCGACTTCGCCGATTCCGGCTGGAACGTCCTGGACTGCCCGGCCTACCGCAACACGGACCTGCCCTGCTGGCACTTCGACCAGACCGCCCAGGCCCCTGACGACGGCGAGCGGTTGCACACCTGCGCAAAATGCAATTTCTACCGTAAGCGCCCCGGCGACGAAGTCTCCCAATTGGCCGATTCCTTCCGCAACATGGTCTGGTCCATCAAGCTCTACCGCCGCCGACTGCGCGAGTCCGAGGAGAAGTATCGCTCACTGTTCGTCTCGGGACCGGACCCGGTTTTCGTGGTGGATCATGAGGACGTGTCCATCCTGGACGCCAACCCCCGCGCCGAGGAACTGTACGGCTACAGCAGGGGCGAGCTTCAGGGCATGAACTTCATGGACCTGGACCCGGACTTCAACAGTCAATGCCGGCCGTATTTCGATACTCTTGGCGAGGAGAAATCCTGCGTCTACCTGACCAAGATCATGCATTTCAAGAGGGGCAGGCAGCCCTTTTACGTGAATCTGCACGCCTGCCCCATCAGCTACAAGGGCCGCCACGCCGTGATCATCGCCGTGACGGACATCACCGAGATGATCGAGAAGGACGCCCAGCTCATTCAGGCCAGCAAGATGAAGACCCTGGGCGAAATGAGCGCCGGCATCGCCCACGAGTTGAACCAGCCCCTCAACGCCATCAAGATGGGCAGCGACTTCCTGAGCATGATGAGCGAGCAGGGCCGTGAAATACCCACTGAAAACATGCATCAGGTCACGGTCGAGATAAGCGCGCAGGTGGACCGAGCCACGGAAATCATCAATACCTTGCGCGCCTTCGGCCGCAAGGCCCATTTCGTCAAGGAACTGCTCGACGTGAACCGCTCCATCCGCGGGGTCATGAACATCGTGGGCCAGCAGTTCAAGCTTTCCAACGTGGACGTGGAACTGGACCTGGCCGAGAATCTGCCGACCATCCTGGCCCACGACAACCGGCTGCAGCAGGTGCTTTTCAACCTGGTTTCCAACGCGCGCGACGCCATCCTCGACCGCGGCGACCGCGTGCCCGGAGACGGCAAGATCGTCATCCGCACCTCGGCCGACAACGGATCCGTCACCGTGTCCGTGTCCGATACAGGCGTAGGCATCGCCGAAGATGACCTGCACAAGGTCTTCGAGCCGTTCTTCACCACCAAGGAGCTTGGCCAGGGCATGGGCCTGGGCCTGTCCATTTCGTATGGCATTGTAAAGGATTACAATGGCGACATCCGTATCCGGAGCAGGAAGGGCGAGGGCAGCACCTTCACCCTGACCTTCCCGGCGGCCAAGCCGCAAGCATAAGGCGGGAGCCATGCACAAGATCCTCATCATCGATGACGAAAAGCCCACTCTAGCCATGTTCCGGCTCTTTTTGGGAGCCTATGGCTTCGAGGTCCTGACTGCTGAGAACGGCGAGGAGGGCTTGGACGTCTTCCAGCGCGAAAAGCCGCCCATCGTGCTCACGGACATCAAGATGCCGGGCATGGACGGTATCGAGGTGCTGGGACGCATCAAGGAGATTGACCCGCACACCGAGGTCATCGTCATCACCGGCCATGGCGACATGGATCTGGCCATCAAGGCCCTGAACCTGGACGCCACGGACTTCATCAACAAGCCCATCCGCAAGCAGGATCTGGACAACGCCCTGAATCGGGCCGGCGAGCGCATTCGCCTGGCCCGCAACAAGGTCGAGGAGGTCGCGGTCACCAGCCAGGACGACAAGGGCATCATCGACATCCAGGGCAACGTCACCTCGCGCTCCGAGCCCTACCTGCAAAAAGCCTTCGAGCAGGCCAGCAGCCACAAGGGCGGGCTGCTGCTGCGCTTCTCGGACAATGCCTCCATAAACGGCGCCGGCATCGCCATTCTTACCCAGCTCCTGCTCGATACCCGCAAGCGCGAAATCCCCTTGGCCATATCCGGGCTGTCGGACAACTTCCGCAAGGTCTTCGATATCGTAGGCATCACCAAGCTGGCCCCGGTCTTCGCCAGCCAGGAAGAGGCGCTGAGTTCGCTCAGTCGGCCTTAACCCAGACAACGTGCGAGGCCAGCCATGACAAACCGCTATATGCGTGCCGCATCCTGCCTGCGCGCTATTTTTGCCTGTCTTGCCTGTGCGGCCTGTTTTGCCAGCCTGGCCTGGAAGGCTTCCGCGGCAGGGCTACCGGCCGAGGGAGACAGGCTGCCCGACTTTAGCATGGATTCGCCTGGCGATCCCGCAAGCGCGGCGGATTTGGGCATAGCCGTCGATGCCCCTTTCGGTTTGGCCCAGCTTCAGTCCGAGATGGTGCTCCTCGAGGTCATCGGAGTTTACTGTCCGCAGTGCCATCGCCAGCTCCCTGGCTTCAACTCGCTCGCAGCGAAGCTCAAGAGAGCCGGCTTGAAGGGGCGGGTCGCGATGCTCGGCCTGGCCGCCGGCGGCACGCCGCAGGAAACCGCCTACCTGCGCGCCAAAGGCGGCTACGCATACCCTGTGGCGCCCGACCCCGATTACCGCGTGCACAAGATCCTGGGCGAGCCCCTGACCCCCTTCACCCTGCTGGTGGACAAGACGGGCACCGTGCGTTTCGCCCATCTGGGTGTCATCGAGGATGTGGACGCGCTCTTCGCCCGCATCCGGGACCTGCTGCGTTAGCGCCATGCAGGCAGCCCTTCCGCGGACAGTTCACTTTTGCGCTCGGGTAGTCTCATGAGCATGGATGTCCACATAGCCCGATCTGACTCCGCTACGGGAGACTGGGTTCTAGACCGCAAGGTCTTTCTGCTGGAGTCCCTGGCCGAGATCACCCGCGAGTTGGCCGGCCAGGCCACCCCCGCCGGCATCATTCGCGCTTTCCTGCCCATGGCCATGGGCCCTCTGGGCCTTACCTGGGGCTTCATCGCGTTGTGTACGCCCGACGGCCAGACTCTGGCCCAGGCCAGCCGAGGCCTGGAAACGCCCGAGCTTTCCAGGCTGGCGGTCGCGGCTCCCAGCCTGTCGGCACGCTTCTTCACCACGCCCGAGGCGGCCGGAGCCGCTCCCCCGGACCCAGGCCAGCCTCCCGTGTTGCTCACGGGTCAGCATCTGGGGCGCAACGGACTCCTACCCGAAAGCGCCGAAGCCTTGGCCGTATGGTCCGTGGACCAGGACCTGCGCGGCCTGGCAATACTGGGCGGAAGACTCACCGATGCGCTGCTGGACGCGGAAGAGGTCGTCTACCTGGAAAAGCTCATCGGCAACATAAGCATGGCCGTCCGCTGCGCGGGCAACGCCGAAGCCGTTGCGCGCATGAGCCGCGTCCTGGCGGAGCGCACGGAGCGCCTGGAGAAAGCCATGGCCGCCATGGCCACGACCCAGGACGAACTGGACCGCCGCAACTTCCATCTGTCCGTGCTTTTCGAGACCACTCGCGAGCTGTCCGGCGAACTGGACCCGGCCAGGGCCATGGATACCTTTCTCAAGACCGTGGCCGGCAGCTTCGGCCTGGAGCGGGCCTTCCTGGCCGTGCTGGATGACGCGGACGATGTTCCCGCCTTGGCTGCCCTGGGGCTTTCGGAGCAGGAACGCGCGCTTCTTGTCACGCCGTCGGCCCGCCAGACCTTGCTTGGCTTGTTCGTGGCTTCCAAGGACCGCATGCCCCATCCGCTCGAGTCGCGGATATTGGCTCAACCGCCGACGGGATTGCCGGGCGAACCCCGGATTGTGCTGCTTTTCGCGGTGGACGAACAATGCCGTGGCGTACTCGCCCTCGGCCCGCGCATCTCGGGCCGGGAAATGGCCCGCGCGGAGCAGGAGCTCCTGCAGGCGCAGCTCGACAGCTTCATGCTGAGCCTGGATGGCGCCCGTCAGCACGAGACAGCGAAGCGCCTGAACCTGAATCTCTCGCAACGCAACAGCGAACTGATCGAAACCATCGCCCAGCTGACCAACGCCAAAAAAGAAATCGACCTGCTCCAGGCCGCCAAGATGCGCATCGCCGCCGCCCTGCGCGGCGAGATGGAGCGCCTGAAGCGCTTTTCCTGGCGCGATCTGATATTGATTCTGCTGGCCAGCCTGTGCCTGGGCCTGCTCTATAACCTGGTCAGCCCCGGCAGGGTGGAGATAGTTCCCAAGGCCCTGTTCAATCCCGGTCCGCCGGCCGTGACCGCCTTTGTGGTCAAGGCGGAGCTGGACGCAGGCCGCGCCGTGCTCATCGATGCCCGGCCGGCCGAGTTCTTCCAGCAGGAGAGCATACCCGGCGCCGTGAACCTGACGCCGGCCCTGTTCGATTTCGTCTACGCCATGCGCTTCGCCGACTTGCCTCTGGATGCGCCCATCATCGTCTATGGCCGTAGTGTGAGCTTGCTCTACGATCGTCAGGTAGCCGAAAAGCTGTCCCTGCGAGGTCACGAGTCGGTGGTGCTTCTGGATGGTGGTCTGGACGCCTGGCGCAAGGCCGGCTTCTCGCTGGAATCCAAGGAAGCCAAGCCATGAGTGGTATTCCGCGCCTACTGAGCCATCCACTGCTCGCGCTGATCTTCCGCCTCTATCTGGGCGGGCTGTTCGTCTACGCGAGCATGTACAAGATCAACTACGCGGCCGAGTTCGCCGAAACTATCGCCAGCTATCAGCTTGTGCCCTGGTGGTCCGTGAATTTCCTGGCCGTGGCCATGCCCTGGTTCGAGCTGGTCTGCGGCCTGCTGTTCCTGGCCGGGGTGCGCGTGCGCACCGTGGGCCTGGCCATGGCGGGATTGCTGGCGATGTTCACCCTGGCCATCTTCGTCAATCTGCTGCGCGATGCGCCCATAAGCTGCGGCTGCTTCCACTCCCTGGAGGACGCCATAAGCTGGCGCACGGTGGTCCGCGACCTGACCTGGATGGTCATGGCCCTGCACGCGACCCGTTTCGATTCCTGGCTTCAGCTCGACAAGATCTTCCTGCAGGGCTTCAAGGAGATCGAGGCATGATTCCGCGACTGCTGACCGCCCTGGCCCTGACGGCCGCACTGGCCCTCGCGCCCGCCTGCCGACGCGGGGAAGCCGTGGGCGCTTATGACGCGCAGCCGCCCTCCGGACCCGTGAGCATGGTCCTGCAGGAAGATGGGCGGGGCGTGTGGAAAACGGACATGGACGAGATTTCCTTCAGCTGGTCTCTGCGCCAAGGAAAGCTGGTCCTACACACGCGCGACGGCGGAGTCATCACCGGCCGCCCGGCAACCGAGGGCTGGCTAGTGAGTGTGCCCGGCGCGGATGAATACCTCTTTCGGCGCACGACGCCCTGAGACGACAGGACGACCTCCTTTCACTTGCACTTGCCCGCCTCCGCCAGCCCAACAACTATCTCCCTGAACTTTTCGAGCACCTCGGCGGCGTGGCCCGAGGCCCTGCGTACGCTGGGCCAGGCCGCGCGCACCACGCCCTGCGGGTCCACGAGGTAGGTCGAGCGCACCACGCCCATGGTCTCCTTGCCGTAGACCTTCTTGGCCCGCCAAGCCCCGTATGCCTCGATGGCCGACAGCCCCTCGTCCGAGAGCAGCGGCACCATGAGCTTGCACTTGTCGATGAAGCGCTCGTGCGAGGCCAAGGAGTCGCGGCTGATGCCCAGCACCACGCAATCCAGGCCATGAAACTCCCGCAGCCGTTCGTTGAACTCCATGGCTTCGGCCGTGCAGCCCGTGGAGGCGTCGCGGGGATAAAAGTAGACCACCACCCACTGGCCTCGCAGGTTCGACAGGCAGACCTTCGTGCCCGCCGGTGAGGGAAGGCA includes:
- a CDS encoding glycosyltransferase family 2 protein; translation: MSLNAFDGPRVCVVVLNYNGREDTLACLNALAVMRPKPWDIGAVTVCDNGSTDGSVETFAAWATDRGLDILHRHGPHPEPPPSGFRGLALVRNEGNLGFAAGCNPGLRLGLAMGADFLWLLNNDALPEAEALATLLECADDSAMLGSSVVHAHDPQRVQAAGGCFYNPLTTVLTPHLGEKSLDQALDSEGEPALDYVYGASMFLPRTLLERVGLLCEEYFLYYEELDLCRRAKRAGFSLRWCRGSVVRHAGGSSVRREGQALACYHENFSTLVYTRAHHTGLLPLAAAIRLAGKAAALASRGEWRLLGPLVQAYVDFFIGRWGRRGRRSLS
- a CDS encoding ABC transporter substrate-binding protein, which encodes MQIFKKLLLLGLLTVAGFLVGCGQEAVLDEQGGRPLGVSDDEIRIGASLPLSGHAQYLGIQTLRGAMAYLDHVNEQGGVHGRKISLVAYDDAYDPPRCLANTQKLIIEDQVFALSCYVGTPTTVKIIPLVDQAAIPLVGMFTGANDLRVPFNRYLINVRPSYYKETEEAVRHMVEDLGLSKIAVFYQYDAYGFDGLTGTELALKKYGLAPIAKGNYIRGTDQVDEGLDKIASSGAEVVFMIGTYEVCATFVHKARAQGFDPLFYHVSFVGAEELARRLEGEEDALVLMSQVVPPPMQDLHGEGHDVADYANLLSHYYPQDKPNYVGLEAFLNARVLVEGLRRAGPDLTREKFIDAIESMQDYALVHGISVIFGPDDHQGLDQVYFTKLTNGSFAPIKDWSDLRRALIKKRGPAESS
- a CDS encoding ATP-binding protein, which encodes MKRLRALGLKSKIFFSILAVILFISVAIAFLARWILVSSLTSELQHRGLAIAQSIADRASGYILDKNTPQMVSLVFDTAHLGERRQLIAYIFITDTDSEILAHTFTRPFPPDLKRANILDQEVPQAFESVEVFGQQALDIAVPVKEGIYQIGTVHVGLNKEHIDNLVGKLRITFLGFILLIIIIVFAVSLRLTSSITRPIQKLISISDELSRGNFDIKLDFADSGWNVLDCPAYRNTDLPCWHFDQTAQAPDDGERLHTCAKCNFYRKRPGDEVSQLADSFRNMVWSIKLYRRRLRESEEKYRSLFVSGPDPVFVVDHEDVSILDANPRAEELYGYSRGELQGMNFMDLDPDFNSQCRPYFDTLGEEKSCVYLTKIMHFKRGRQPFYVNLHACPISYKGRHAVIIAVTDITEMIEKDAQLIQASKMKTLGEMSAGIAHELNQPLNAIKMGSDFLSMMSEQGREIPTENMHQVTVEISAQVDRATEIINTLRAFGRKAHFVKELLDVNRSIRGVMNIVGQQFKLSNVDVELDLAENLPTILAHDNRLQQVLFNLVSNARDAILDRGDRVPGDGKIVIRTSADNGSVTVSVSDTGVGIAEDDLHKVFEPFFTTKELGQGMGLGLSISYGIVKDYNGDIRIRSRKGEGSTFTLTFPAAKPQA
- a CDS encoding response regulator; protein product: MHKILIIDDEKPTLAMFRLFLGAYGFEVLTAENGEEGLDVFQREKPPIVLTDIKMPGMDGIEVLGRIKEIDPHTEVIVITGHGDMDLAIKALNLDATDFINKPIRKQDLDNALNRAGERIRLARNKVEEVAVTSQDDKGIIDIQGNVTSRSEPYLQKAFEQASSHKGGLLLRFSDNASINGAGIAILTQLLLDTRKREIPLAISGLSDNFRKVFDIVGITKLAPVFASQEEALSSLSRP
- a CDS encoding peroxiredoxin family protein; this translates as MTNRYMRAASCLRAIFACLACAACFASLAWKASAAGLPAEGDRLPDFSMDSPGDPASAADLGIAVDAPFGLAQLQSEMVLLEVIGVYCPQCHRQLPGFNSLAAKLKRAGLKGRVAMLGLAAGGTPQETAYLRAKGGYAYPVAPDPDYRVHKILGEPLTPFTLLVDKTGTVRFAHLGVIEDVDALFARIRDLLR
- a CDS encoding rhodanese-like domain-containing protein, with the protein product MSMDVHIARSDSATGDWVLDRKVFLLESLAEITRELAGQATPAGIIRAFLPMAMGPLGLTWGFIALCTPDGQTLAQASRGLETPELSRLAVAAPSLSARFFTTPEAAGAAPPDPGQPPVLLTGQHLGRNGLLPESAEALAVWSVDQDLRGLAILGGRLTDALLDAEEVVYLEKLIGNISMAVRCAGNAEAVARMSRVLAERTERLEKAMAAMATTQDELDRRNFHLSVLFETTRELSGELDPARAMDTFLKTVAGSFGLERAFLAVLDDADDVPALAALGLSEQERALLVTPSARQTLLGLFVASKDRMPHPLESRILAQPPTGLPGEPRIVLLFAVDEQCRGVLALGPRISGREMARAEQELLQAQLDSFMLSLDGARQHETAKRLNLNLSQRNSELIETIAQLTNAKKEIDLLQAAKMRIAAALRGEMERLKRFSWRDLILILLASLCLGLLYNLVSPGRVEIVPKALFNPGPPAVTAFVVKAELDAGRAVLIDARPAEFFQQESIPGAVNLTPALFDFVYAMRFADLPLDAPIIVYGRSVSLLYDRQVAEKLSLRGHESVVLLDGGLDAWRKAGFSLESKEAKP
- a CDS encoding MauE/DoxX family redox-associated membrane protein — its product is MSGIPRLLSHPLLALIFRLYLGGLFVYASMYKINYAAEFAETIASYQLVPWWSVNFLAVAMPWFELVCGLLFLAGVRVRTVGLAMAGLLAMFTLAIFVNLLRDAPISCGCFHSLEDAISWRTVVRDLTWMVMALHATRFDSWLQLDKIFLQGFKEIEA
- a CDS encoding peroxiredoxin translates to MPNPPAIGSLAPDFCLPSPAGTKVCLSNLRGQWVVVYFYPRDASTGCTAEAMEFNERLREFHGLDCVVLGISRDSLASHERFIDKCKLMVPLLSDEGLSAIEAYGAWRAKKVYGKETMGVVRSTYLVDPQGVVRAAWPSVRRASGHAAEVLEKFREIVVGLAEAGKCK